A window of the Vicingus serpentipes genome harbors these coding sequences:
- a CDS encoding rod shape-determining protein: MGLFSFLTQEIAIDLGTANTLIIHNDKVVVDEPSIVAKDRMSGKIIAVGKKAMQMHGKTHEDIKTIRPLKDGVIADFDAAEHMIRGMIKMINPKKQLFTPSLKMVICIPSGITEVEKRAVKDSAEHAGGKEVYLIHEPMAAAIGIGIDVLEPMGNMIIDIGGGTSEIAVIALGGIVCDKSIRVAGDDFTNDIVDYMRRQHNLLIGERSAEQIKIECGSALTELENPPEDYAVQGRDLMTGTPKEITVSYSEIAHALDKSIAKIEEAVLSALEMTPPELSADIYKTGLYLAGGGSMLRGLDKRISLKTKLPVHIAEDPLRAVARGTGIALKNVSKLPFLIK, from the coding sequence ATGGGATTATTCAGCTTTTTAACACAAGAAATTGCCATTGACCTTGGTACTGCAAATACACTTATCATACATAATGATAAAGTGGTTGTTGATGAACCTTCAATTGTTGCAAAAGATAGGATGTCAGGCAAAATTATTGCTGTTGGAAAAAAAGCAATGCAAATGCATGGTAAAACTCATGAGGATATTAAAACAATTAGACCGTTAAAAGATGGAGTAATTGCAGATTTTGATGCTGCAGAGCATATGATTAGAGGGATGATTAAAATGATTAACCCTAAAAAGCAGTTGTTTACACCATCATTAAAAATGGTAATTTGTATTCCTTCAGGAATTACTGAAGTTGAAAAACGTGCAGTAAAAGATTCTGCAGAACATGCAGGAGGAAAAGAAGTTTATTTAATTCATGAGCCTATGGCTGCAGCAATTGGTATTGGTATTGATGTGTTAGAGCCAATGGGAAATATGATTATTGATATAGGAGGTGGTACTTCAGAAATTGCAGTAATTGCATTAGGAGGTATTGTTTGTGATAAATCAATTCGTGTTGCAGGAGATGATTTTACCAATGATATTGTTGACTACATGAGAAGACAGCATAATTTATTGATTGGAGAACGTTCGGCAGAGCAAATTAAAATAGAATGTGGTTCAGCCTTAACTGAATTAGAAAACCCACCTGAAGATTATGCAGTTCAAGGTAGAGATTTAATGACAGGAACACCTAAAGAAATTACTGTTTCATATAGTGAAATAGCTCATGCTTTAGATAAATCTATTGCAAAAATAGAAGAGGCTGTTTTAAGTGCTCTTGAAATGACTCCTCCTGAATTATCAGCAGATATTTATAAAACGGGTCTTTATTTAGCAGGAGGTGGTTCAATGTTAAGAGGTCTGGATAAACGTATTTCTTTAAAAACAAAATTACCTGTACATATTGCAGAAGACCCATTGAGAGCTGTAGCTCGTGGAACAGGAATTGCTTTAAAGAATGTAAGCAAATTACCTTTCTTGATTAAGTAA
- a CDS encoding rod shape-determining protein MreD — MIRDIIKYTIIFILLVLTQGLILNNIGFGGYINPYLYVLLILLLPFEMPSWLGLLIAFVLGVSIDVFTSTLGMHTSATLFMAFTRKYVLKLIEPRGGYEFGTEPQIQYMGLTWFLIYSGILVFLHHIFLFFIESFTFSHFFSTLGRILMSSIFTLILILITQLFSYKSGKRK; from the coding sequence ATGATTAGAGATATAATAAAATATACAATCATTTTTATATTATTGGTTTTAACTCAAGGGTTAATTCTTAATAATATAGGTTTTGGAGGGTATATAAATCCTTATTTATATGTGTTGCTTATTCTGTTACTTCCTTTTGAAATGCCATCATGGTTAGGGTTGTTAATTGCTTTTGTTTTGGGTGTTTCGATAGATGTTTTTACTAGCACACTTGGTATGCATACTTCAGCCACTTTATTTATGGCTTTTACTAGAAAGTATGTTTTAAAATTGATTGAGCCAAGGGGAGGTTATGAGTTTGGTACTGAACCTCAAATTCAATACATGGGGTTGACTTGGTTTTTAATATATTCTGGTATCTTGGTTTTTTTGCATCATATCTTTTTGTTTTTTATAGAATCATTTACTTTTTCACATTTCTTTTCTACTTTAGGAAGAATCCTGATGAGTTCAATTTTTACATTAATTCTAATATTAATTACTCAACTTTTCAGTTATAAATCGGGGAAAAGAAAATGA
- a CDS encoding KpsF/GutQ family sugar-phosphate isomerase: MALADEIKKHAVEALKIEAQSIENLISFIDDDFTNAVELILNSKGRVVITGIGKSAIVAQKIVATLNSTGTPSIFMHAADAIHGDLGNIQQDDVVICISKSGNTPEIKVLVPLVKSFNNKLIAITGNTESVLGKQADYILNTYVETEACPNNLAPTSSTTAQMAMGDALAVCLLNQRGFTSKDFAKYHPGGSLGKKLYLRVADVFINNAKPQVSANQKLSEVIIEISSKRLGITAVVENETLLGVVTDGDLRRMLEKNQDITTLTAKDIMSASPKTIKPDTLAIEALHIMENNNITQLLVAENNIYLGVIHLHDLLKEGII, from the coding sequence ATGGCATTAGCTGATGAAATTAAAAAACATGCTGTAGAAGCATTAAAAATTGAAGCTCAATCAATTGAGAACTTAATTTCTTTTATTGATGATGATTTTACAAACGCCGTAGAATTAATTTTGAATTCGAAAGGTAGGGTTGTAATTACTGGAATAGGTAAAAGTGCAATTGTTGCTCAAAAAATTGTAGCGACATTAAACTCAACTGGTACTCCATCAATTTTTATGCATGCTGCAGATGCTATTCATGGCGACCTTGGAAATATTCAACAAGACGACGTTGTAATTTGTATTTCAAAAAGCGGAAATACTCCAGAAATAAAAGTTTTAGTTCCTCTAGTAAAAAGCTTTAACAATAAATTAATTGCTATTACTGGAAATACAGAATCGGTTCTTGGAAAACAAGCTGACTATATATTAAATACTTACGTTGAAACCGAAGCTTGCCCAAATAATTTAGCCCCTACTAGCAGTACTACTGCTCAGATGGCAATGGGAGATGCTTTGGCTGTTTGCCTATTAAATCAACGTGGATTTACCAGTAAAGATTTTGCTAAGTATCACCCAGGTGGTTCTTTAGGGAAAAAATTATATTTACGTGTAGCCGATGTATTTATTAATAATGCTAAACCACAAGTTTCTGCTAACCAAAAATTATCTGAAGTAATCATAGAGATATCATCAAAACGATTAGGAATAACTGCTGTGGTTGAAAACGAAACCTTACTCGGTGTTGTTACCGACGGCGATTTAAGAAGAATGTTAGAGAAAAACCAAGATATAACTACTTTAACAGCAAAAGATATTATGAGTGCCTCTCCAAAAACCATTAAACCTGATACTTTAGCTATTGAAGCTTTACACATTATGGAAAACAACAACATTACTCAATTGCTAGTTGCTGAAAACAACATCTACCTTGGCGTAATCCACTTACATGATTTGCTTAAAGAAGGAATAATTTAA
- the recQ gene encoding DNA helicase RecQ, producing the protein MQTLEAPITDYLKKHFGFDKFKGEQEKVILNLLEGNDTFVIMPTGGGKSMCYQLPALICEGTAIIVSPLIALMKNQVDAIRGIASEDGIAHFYNSSLNKTEAKKVKEDVTNGITKLLYVAPESLTKEENVEFLKSIKISFFGIDEAHCISEWGHDFRPEYRRLRSIIEAIDRVPIIALTATATPKVQEDIQKNLGMTDAKVFKASFNRDNLMYEIRPKKDVKKEIIKAIKQHEGQCGIIYCLSRKKVEEIAELLQVNGIKALPYHAGLDSASRAKHQDMFLMEDVDVIVATIAFGMGIDKPDVRFVIHHDIPKSLESYYQETGRAGRDGGEGHCIAFYSYKDIEKLEKFLHGKPVAEMEIGMQLIFEMVSYAETAVCRRIQLLHYFGEKYTDTDCSDKGMCDNCANPKEKLEGKDDVKLLLESILGLNEMFKAKYIANFVAGKGSSDIKSFGHDTHKMFGLGKQKEGEDKDENYWNALIRQSIIEGFIIKEIENYGVLKISKKGKDFIESPHSFMIVRAHDYSDVDDGENIVHQKGGGAADEVLFKILKDLRKSIAKEKGFPPYVLFQDPSLEDMATRYPITMEEMTAISGVGQGKAEKFGHEFIEVIAKYVEDNDIERPLDMVVKSVVNKSGLKVFVVQSIDRKMPLEDIAAAKGIEMDDVLSEMEMIVQSGTKVNINYYLDDLIDEADQEEVFEYFMEAETDDIEEALDEFEDSFSEEEMRMLRIKFMSEVAN; encoded by the coding sequence ATACAAACATTAGAAGCTCCAATTACTGATTATTTAAAGAAACATTTTGGTTTCGATAAGTTTAAAGGTGAACAAGAAAAAGTAATCTTAAATTTATTAGAAGGTAATGATACTTTCGTAATAATGCCAACAGGAGGTGGAAAATCTATGTGTTACCAACTCCCAGCATTAATATGTGAAGGGACGGCAATCATCGTCTCACCATTGATTGCTTTAATGAAAAATCAAGTTGATGCTATTCGTGGTATTGCTAGTGAAGATGGTATTGCTCACTTTTATAATTCTTCTTTAAATAAAACAGAAGCAAAAAAAGTTAAAGAAGATGTAACTAATGGTATTACTAAATTATTATATGTTGCACCAGAGTCGTTAACTAAAGAGGAAAATGTTGAGTTTTTAAAAAGTATTAAAATATCTTTTTTTGGAATTGACGAAGCGCATTGTATTTCAGAGTGGGGGCATGATTTTAGGCCAGAATATAGAAGATTAAGGTCGATTATTGAAGCCATAGACAGAGTGCCAATTATAGCATTAACAGCTACAGCCACACCTAAAGTTCAGGAAGATATTCAGAAAAACTTAGGAATGACTGATGCTAAAGTATTTAAAGCATCGTTTAATCGAGACAATTTAATGTATGAGATTAGACCTAAGAAAGATGTTAAAAAAGAAATTATAAAAGCAATTAAACAACACGAAGGACAATGTGGAATTATCTATTGTTTAAGTCGTAAAAAAGTTGAAGAAATTGCTGAACTTTTACAGGTAAATGGAATAAAAGCATTGCCTTATCATGCAGGTTTAGATTCTGCTTCTAGGGCAAAACATCAAGATATGTTTTTAATGGAGGATGTAGATGTAATTGTTGCAACTATTGCCTTTGGAATGGGTATTGATAAACCAGATGTTCGTTTTGTTATACATCATGATATACCAAAAAGTTTAGAAAGCTATTACCAAGAAACAGGTAGGGCTGGTAGAGATGGGGGAGAAGGGCATTGTATTGCTTTTTATAGCTACAAAGACATTGAAAAGTTAGAAAAGTTTTTACATGGGAAACCAGTTGCAGAAATGGAAATAGGAATGCAGCTTATTTTCGAAATGGTTTCTTATGCAGAAACTGCTGTGTGTAGAAGAATTCAACTGTTGCACTATTTTGGTGAGAAATATACTGATACCGATTGTTCTGATAAGGGGATGTGTGATAACTGCGCAAATCCTAAAGAAAAATTAGAAGGTAAGGATGATGTGAAGTTGTTGTTAGAATCTATTTTAGGATTAAATGAAATGTTTAAGGCAAAATATATTGCCAATTTTGTTGCGGGTAAAGGAAGTTCAGATATAAAATCGTTTGGACACGATACACATAAAATGTTTGGCTTAGGAAAACAGAAAGAAGGAGAAGATAAAGACGAAAATTATTGGAATGCCCTAATTAGACAAAGCATTATTGAAGGTTTCATTATTAAAGAAATTGAAAATTATGGTGTTTTAAAAATTAGCAAGAAAGGGAAAGATTTTATTGAATCGCCGCATTCGTTTATGATTGTAAGAGCGCATGATTATAGTGATGTTGACGATGGAGAAAATATAGTGCATCAAAAAGGTGGAGGGGCTGCAGATGAAGTGTTGTTTAAGATTTTAAAAGACTTAAGAAAATCAATCGCTAAAGAAAAAGGATTTCCTCCTTATGTTCTTTTTCAAGACCCTTCTTTAGAAGATATGGCAACTCGATATCCAATTACAATGGAAGAGATGACAGCCATTTCTGGTGTTGGACAAGGAAAAGCAGAAAAATTTGGTCATGAATTTATTGAGGTTATTGCGAAATATGTAGAAGACAATGATATTGAGAGACCATTAGATATGGTGGTAAAATCTGTTGTCAATAAATCAGGATTAAAAGTTTTTGTTGTGCAGAGTATTGACCGAAAAATGCCTTTAGAAGATATTGCCGCTGCAAAAGGAATTGAGATGGATGATGTGTTGAGTGAAATGGAAATGATTGTTCAATCAGGTACAAAAGTAAATATCAATTATTATTTAGATGATTTGATAGATGAAGCTGACCAAGAAGAAGTTTTTGAATACTTTATGGAAGCTGAAACAGATGATATAGAAGAAGCTTTAGATGAATTTGAAGATTCCTTCTCTGAAGAAGAAATGCGTATGTTGCGTATTAAGTTTATGTCAGAGGTTGCAAATTAG
- the mrdA gene encoding penicillin-binding protein 2, which translates to MNNLSNRKFTIGLIFLVIGFIFLIRLFNVQVLNDKYKLDSDHNVLREIVQYPARGLIYDRNGLLLVYNEAAYDLMVIPKQVEEMDTIAFCELLGVSKENFIQKYTKARNYSRYKPSVFEKEISSEEYAKIQEKLYEYPGFFVQTRTLRKYPRKSAAHILGYIGEVNQSDIEGNKYYKSGDYIGKSGIELSYEELLRGKRGVKRILVDVHNREKGSFNGGLSDTMAVTGQTIFTTIDAELQEYGELLMGNKKGSIVAIEPETGEILALVSAPAYDPNKLVGRDVKKNYPILLNDEVKPLFNRALMASYPPGSTFKIIQALIGMQEGVITENTGFPCIKSYVGCHNHPAATNVSSSVKMSCNPYYYSVFKRILMQGKSKSIFKDSEIGLANWNLKVKKFGLGLRLQTDLPAIKSGYIPDVKFYNKWYGEGRWAFSTIYSLSIGQGEIGVIPLQMANLSAIIANRGYYYTPHLMKEVKGQDTIPFIFKIKNDVGIDAKYFDPILDGMQRVVEEAGGTARRAKIDSVEVCGKTGTAQNPHGEDHSIFMAFAPKNNPKIAIAVYIENAGFGGTWAAPIASLMMEKYLHDTIADPLKEKRILEANLMDVVQKK; encoded by the coding sequence ATGAATAATCTTTCCAATAGAAAATTTACAATTGGTTTGATTTTCCTAGTAATAGGATTTATTTTTTTAATACGATTGTTTAATGTTCAAGTATTAAACGATAAGTATAAGTTAGATTCTGATCACAATGTTTTAAGGGAAATTGTTCAATATCCTGCTCGTGGATTAATATATGATCGTAACGGATTATTATTGGTATATAATGAAGCGGCTTATGATTTAATGGTAATTCCAAAGCAAGTAGAAGAAATGGATACTATTGCTTTTTGTGAACTCTTAGGCGTTTCGAAAGAAAATTTCATTCAGAAATATACTAAAGCAAGGAATTATTCTAGGTACAAGCCATCTGTTTTTGAAAAAGAAATTTCATCAGAGGAATATGCTAAAATTCAAGAAAAACTCTATGAATATCCTGGTTTTTTTGTGCAAACCAGAACGTTAAGAAAATACCCAAGAAAAAGCGCAGCACATATTCTAGGGTATATTGGAGAGGTTAATCAATCAGATATAGAGGGAAATAAATATTATAAATCTGGAGATTATATTGGGAAGAGTGGAATTGAGCTTTCTTATGAAGAATTATTAAGAGGTAAAAGAGGGGTAAAAAGAATTTTAGTTGACGTTCATAATCGCGAAAAAGGGAGTTTTAATGGAGGGTTGTCTGATACAATGGCTGTTACAGGACAAACTATATTTACCACAATAGATGCAGAATTGCAAGAGTATGGTGAGTTATTGATGGGAAATAAAAAAGGAAGTATTGTTGCAATAGAGCCTGAAACAGGTGAAATTTTAGCTCTTGTTTCAGCTCCTGCTTATGATCCTAATAAACTTGTGGGTAGGGATGTGAAAAAAAACTACCCAATTTTATTGAATGATGAAGTTAAGCCTTTGTTTAATAGGGCTTTAATGGCAAGTTATCCACCAGGATCTACTTTTAAAATTATACAAGCTTTAATTGGTATGCAGGAAGGAGTTATTACTGAAAATACCGGATTTCCTTGTATTAAAAGTTATGTTGGTTGTCACAATCACCCAGCAGCAACAAATGTTTCTTCATCTGTTAAAATGTCTTGTAATCCTTATTATTACAGTGTGTTTAAGCGTATATTAATGCAAGGTAAATCGAAGAGTATTTTTAAAGATAGTGAGATAGGATTGGCTAATTGGAATTTAAAAGTGAAAAAATTTGGTCTTGGATTAAGATTACAAACAGATTTACCAGCGATAAAAAGTGGATACATTCCTGATGTTAAATTTTATAATAAGTGGTATGGAGAAGGAAGATGGGCGTTTAGTACAATTTACTCATTAAGTATTGGTCAAGGTGAGATTGGTGTAATTCCTTTACAAATGGCTAATTTATCAGCAATAATTGCGAACAGAGGTTATTATTATACTCCCCATTTAATGAAAGAAGTAAAAGGTCAAGATACTATCCCTTTTATTTTTAAGATTAAAAATGATGTAGGAATAGATGCTAAATATTTTGATCCTATTTTAGATGGTATGCAACGAGTAGTTGAAGAAGCTGGTGGAACAGCAAGAAGAGCAAAAATTGATAGTGTTGAGGTTTGTGGAAAAACAGGCACTGCTCAAAATCCACACGGTGAAGATCATTCTATTTTTATGGCATTTGCACCTAAAAATAACCCTAAAATTGCTATTGCTGTATATATTGAAAATGCAGGATTTGGTGGGACCTGGGCTGCACCAATTGCAAGTTTAATGATGGAAAAATATTTACATGATACTATTGCCGATCCTTTGAAAGAAAAAAGAATTTTAGAAGCTAATTTAATGGACGTTGTACAAAAGAAATGA
- a CDS encoding DUF4286 family protein, translating into MIIYNVTVNIENDVHDDWFNYMKTTHIPEVMQTGFFLDHKICKVLSTQEDETGHTYAIQYTCAKMEDLEEYQAKHAPELQKDHMSRFEGKFVSFRTLLEVV; encoded by the coding sequence ATGATTATCTATAACGTAACAGTAAATATTGAAAATGATGTACATGATGACTGGTTTAATTACATGAAAACCACTCATATTCCTGAAGTAATGCAAACTGGTTTTTTCTTAGATCATAAAATTTGTAAAGTACTCAGCACGCAAGAAGATGAAACAGGGCATACTTATGCTATTCAATATACTTGCGCAAAAATGGAAGACCTAGAAGAATACCAAGCAAAACACGCACCTGAATTACAAAAAGACCACATGAGTAGATTTGAAGGTAAATTTGTTTCGTTTAGAACTTTGTTGGAGGTGGTTTAG
- the rodA gene encoding rod shape-determining protein RodA: MRNQRNIFANVDWPTILIYLVLVFIGWINIYAAVYNEEHHSIFDISQRYGKQLLWIGLALVVAFIILLFEGQFFTSFAYPIYGVILLLLIAVLLVGSDIKGARSWFKIGSFAIQPSEFAKFATGLALAKYLSTLNIKMQDIKTKVIASIIIGIPAVLILLQNDTGSTLVYASFVFVLYREGLSGNILLIGLYTAFLFVLSLLLRINDFTFFENIVLSGDVLLMLVLTAIAGIIIYNTRKVKKMWLVVSTALILSVGLIYSVDYIFENVLEPHQSKRINVLLGIESDPHGAGYNVNQSLIAIGSGGFFGKGFLDGTQTKFDFVPEQSTDFIFCTIGEEWGFFGTFILVCIYLGLFLRLLFLAERQRSIFSRIYGYSVASILFFHFLINIGMTIGLAPVIGIPLPFISYGGSSLWSFTILLFIFVKLDAERINVLR; this comes from the coding sequence ATGAGAAATCAACGAAACATATTCGCAAATGTAGATTGGCCTACGATATTAATTTATTTAGTGTTAGTTTTTATTGGTTGGATTAATATTTATGCTGCTGTTTACAATGAAGAGCACCATTCTATTTTTGATATTTCTCAACGATATGGAAAGCAACTATTGTGGATAGGTTTAGCACTAGTTGTTGCATTTATTATTCTTTTATTCGAAGGGCAATTTTTCACCTCCTTTGCCTATCCAATTTATGGAGTTATACTCTTGCTGTTAATTGCTGTATTGTTAGTCGGTTCAGATATTAAAGGTGCTCGTTCATGGTTTAAAATTGGGAGTTTTGCAATACAACCTTCTGAATTTGCCAAATTTGCCACAGGATTAGCCCTTGCCAAATATCTTTCAACCCTAAATATTAAAATGCAAGATATTAAAACCAAGGTCATTGCATCCATAATTATTGGAATTCCTGCTGTTTTAATTTTATTGCAAAACGATACTGGTTCTACTTTGGTTTATGCTTCATTTGTTTTTGTGCTTTACAGAGAGGGCTTGTCTGGTAATATTCTTTTAATTGGACTTTATACCGCTTTTCTTTTTGTGCTCTCCTTATTATTAAGGATTAATGATTTCACTTTCTTTGAAAACATCGTTTTAAGTGGTGATGTATTATTGATGCTTGTCTTAACTGCTATTGCTGGAATTATTATTTACAATACTCGAAAAGTGAAGAAAATGTGGTTAGTAGTTTCAACTGCTTTAATACTTTCCGTGGGTTTAATTTATAGTGTCGATTATATTTTCGAAAACGTATTAGAGCCTCATCAATCAAAAAGAATTAATGTATTATTAGGAATTGAATCTGATCCTCATGGAGCAGGTTACAATGTAAATCAATCTCTAATAGCTATTGGATCAGGAGGTTTTTTTGGTAAAGGGTTTTTGGATGGAACACAAACTAAGTTTGACTTCGTACCAGAGCAGTCTACCGATTTTATTTTCTGTACAATTGGAGAAGAGTGGGGCTTTTTTGGGACTTTTATTTTGGTTTGTATTTATCTAGGTTTGTTTTTAAGGTTGCTTTTTTTGGCAGAACGACAACGTTCTATTTTTTCTAGAATTTATGGATATTCTGTTGCCTCAATTCTATTTTTTCACTTCTTAATCAATATAGGAATGACAATTGGGTTAGCTCCCGTTATAGGGATCCCATTACCATTTATTAGTTATGGAGGGTCTTCATTATGGTCATTCACCATCTTACTTTTTATTTTTGTAAAGCTTGACGCCGAACGAATAAATGTTTTGAGGTAA
- the purH gene encoding bifunctional phosphoribosylaminoimidazolecarboxamide formyltransferase/IMP cyclohydrolase translates to MSQKKIKNALISVFHKDNLAPIIQELNKQGVKLFSTGGTQKFIEDLNIEVTPVESLTSYPSILGGRVKTLHPKVFGGILSRRELDSDIAQLEEYEIPEIDLVIVDLYPFEDTVASGATEQDIIEKIDIGGISLIRAAAKNFKDVVIVSSREQYADVLSVLQKNNGVTELADRKHLAKLAFNVSSHYDTAIFNWFNNEEEKYFKQSITKSQVLRYGENPHQEGVFYGDLDEMFDKLHGKELSYNNLLDVDAAVNLISEFSKDNATFAILKHNNACGLATRENLLDAYKDALAGDPVSAFGGILISNQKIDKATAEEIHQLFCEVVIAPGYDADALEILKGKKNRVILVQKPIELAKKQFRTILNGVLEQDKDLKTAGGNDFTIVTKKTATAQEIKDLEFANKLVKHTKSNTIVFAKNQTLISSGTGQTSRVDALKQAVVKANAFGFDLKGAVMASDAFFPFPDCVALAKEAGITAVVQPGGSIKDQESIDYCDANDMAMVTTGIRHFRH, encoded by the coding sequence ATGAGTCAAAAGAAGATTAAAAACGCATTAATTTCAGTTTTTCATAAAGATAACTTAGCGCCAATTATTCAAGAATTAAATAAGCAAGGTGTTAAATTATTTTCTACCGGAGGGACACAAAAATTTATTGAAGATTTAAATATTGAAGTTACCCCAGTTGAAAGTTTAACTTCTTACCCTTCAATTTTGGGAGGTAGAGTAAAAACTTTGCATCCAAAGGTTTTTGGAGGTATTTTAAGTAGAAGAGAGTTGGATTCAGATATTGCTCAACTTGAAGAATATGAAATCCCAGAAATTGATTTAGTAATTGTTGATTTGTATCCTTTTGAGGATACAGTAGCTTCTGGAGCAACAGAACAAGATATTATTGAAAAAATTGATATAGGTGGAATTTCTTTGATTAGAGCTGCGGCTAAAAATTTTAAAGATGTTGTAATTGTTTCTTCAAGAGAACAATATGCAGATGTACTTTCTGTTTTGCAAAAGAATAATGGTGTAACAGAATTAGCAGATAGAAAACATTTAGCAAAATTGGCTTTTAATGTTTCGTCTCATTATGATACGGCAATTTTTAATTGGTTCAATAACGAAGAAGAAAAATATTTCAAACAAAGCATTACGAAATCACAAGTTCTTCGATATGGAGAAAACCCTCACCAAGAAGGTGTTTTTTATGGAGATTTAGATGAAATGTTCGACAAGTTACATGGAAAAGAACTTTCTTACAATAACTTATTAGATGTAGATGCTGCTGTAAATCTGATTTCAGAATTCTCTAAAGATAATGCAACATTTGCTATTTTAAAACACAATAATGCTTGTGGTTTAGCAACAAGAGAAAATTTGTTGGATGCTTATAAAGATGCACTAGCTGGAGATCCAGTTTCTGCTTTTGGAGGAATATTAATTAGCAATCAGAAAATTGATAAAGCAACTGCTGAAGAAATTCACCAATTGTTTTGTGAAGTGGTAATTGCTCCTGGATATGATGCTGATGCTTTAGAAATTTTAAAAGGAAAAAAGAATAGAGTGATTCTTGTTCAAAAACCAATTGAATTGGCTAAAAAACAATTCAGAACAATTTTAAATGGTGTCTTAGAACAAGATAAAGATTTAAAAACTGCTGGAGGAAATGATTTTACTATAGTTACTAAAAAAACAGCGACAGCTCAAGAAATAAAAGATTTAGAGTTTGCTAATAAATTAGTGAAGCATACGAAATCAAACACAATAGTTTTTGCTAAAAATCAAACCTTAATTTCTAGTGGAACTGGTCAAACTTCAAGAGTTGATGCTCTTAAACAAGCTGTTGTAAAAGCAAATGCATTTGGCTTTGATTTAAAAGGAGCTGTAATGGCTTCTGATGCATTTTTCCCGTTTCCAGATTGTGTAGCATTAGCAAAAGAAGCTGGAATTACTGCTGTTGTTCAGCCTGGAGGGTCTATTAAGGATCAAGAATCAATTGATTATTGTGATGCAAATGATATGGCAATGGTAACAACAGGAATTAGACATTTTAGACATTAA
- the mreC gene encoding rod shape-determining protein MreC — translation MRNLLRFLTKNSFIFLFVVLEVVAFGMLIQNNNYQNSKFFNSSNFLVGNLYATVNNFNDYFHLKEENQVLADQNARLQSTNVSSFMKVFGRLVQINDTTYLQNYVYSSAKVINNSTNKRQNYITLDKGGINGIRPEMGVISSKGVVGIVKNVSEHFSSVMSVLHEKNKLSAKIKKSGYFGSLVWGNNDYRIADLKDIPNHVNLAIGDTIVTSGFSSIFPENILIGTVKEFDLPEGNNFYNIKVEFSEDYKNISHVYIVRSLLKEEKELLESKNLEGG, via the coding sequence ATGAGGAATTTACTTCGGTTTTTAACCAAAAATTCATTTATTTTCCTTTTTGTCGTTCTTGAAGTTGTTGCTTTTGGAATGCTTATTCAAAATAATAATTACCAAAATTCGAAGTTTTTTAATTCATCTAATTTTTTGGTAGGAAACCTTTATGCTACCGTAAATAACTTTAATGATTATTTTCATTTAAAAGAAGAAAATCAAGTTTTAGCAGACCAAAATGCAAGATTGCAATCAACAAATGTATCTTCGTTTATGAAAGTTTTTGGACGACTTGTTCAAATTAACGATACAACTTACCTTCAAAATTACGTTTACAGTTCGGCTAAGGTTATTAACAATTCAACCAATAAAAGACAAAATTACATTACCCTAGATAAAGGTGGTATTAATGGGATAAGACCTGAAATGGGTGTGATTTCATCTAAAGGTGTAGTCGGCATTGTAAAAAATGTGTCGGAACATTTTAGTTCAGTAATGTCCGTTTTACACGAAAAAAATAAACTAAGCGCTAAAATAAAAAAATCAGGCTACTTTGGGTCTCTAGTTTGGGGAAATAATGATTACAGAATTGCCGATTTAAAAGATATTCCTAATCATGTAAATTTAGCTATTGGAGATACTATTGTTACAAGTGGTTTTTCTTCAATATTTCCTGAAAATATATTGATAGGTACAGTTAAAGAATTTGATTTGCCAGAAGGGAATAATTTTTACAATATTAAAGTTGAGTTTTCGGAAGATTATAAAAATATTTCACACGTTTATATAGTTAGATCTTTATTGAAAGAAGAAAAAGAATTACTTGAATCAAAAAACCTTGAAGGGGGATGA